A region of the Montipora foliosa isolate CH-2021 chromosome 8, ASM3666993v2, whole genome shotgun sequence genome:
attttgttgttttcagctttttcctTCGATTCTAGCATttttaataatacatttttgatGTTTATTAcgtgttaataataattttgtaaatagattttgTAAATAGAGATATCCTGAAGTGATATAATAaagttatcttatcttatctgtgggttctaatgttcccgtgatgaatgaatcaacgatgaaatgatatatgaaatgaatcatatattgaactgcggatatgaaatcaattatttcatatccgcagcaTATATTGAactacttgatttcatatccgcagttcaatatatgattcatttcatcattgattcagtCATCGCGGGAATATTAGAATCCACAAATAGccagctcctaacgtcagtggcttcatagctcagttggttagagcgtcacaccagtatcgcgaggttacgggttcaaaccccgttgaagtcctgaaaaggggagtcagggtggtttagtggtcatcaaccatgcctcccacctctgtgacccaggttcaactctggcctcagGTCGtacgtgggctgagtttcagtcgatctcaatctgatgTGTAAACGATGTTGGTTTGCCAACGATGATGCCTTAGAGAaaaggatccaaaggatacaAGACGCTTCTTCTTTACAAAAGCATAAGTTGAATAGACAGAAGAAGATACAAACTTTtctcgtttgtcttttaatgcagggacgtttcgcccattcgggcttcttcagcactGCGAATATCACTACTTGGaataaagtttacaaaaaatgaaaggccttaaataagttataaaacaatagctaacaaaccaggcaaagaaaattaaaatattttacatggAATCCCATAAGAATTACGTAAAAGATAAAAGGGTTAAAAACACCCGCTATAgtataaatacaatacaataaaatcaaatacaaaatgcaaatagaataCAGCGGCAAGATAgtgttaattatagcgaatcctATTTTTAGAATTAAACTCGCACCTTTTGTTCAGACCATGAGGTTTGAGGGTGGATAATTGAGCACACCAAAAAGCTTCTCTTGTGAGAAGACGGTCATCAAGAGTATTATTGTTGGCGCTCAGGTTACATAACTgttcaattattaaaaattcaaaatctttgagaGTATGAGGTTCTTTGTTGAAATGAATAGCAACTTCACAACTGCGTTTTTTAGTGATCATGGAAGACTTGTGGTTGCGGAAAcgaattttaaattcattgcTAGTGGAACCAACATATTGCACATTACATTTCTTGCACGTGACCAAGTAAATAACATTTTTAGATTTACAACTGAGAATCTGAGCCATAGGATAAGTCCtgctagtactagtactagtaaaacaattgctttcctttaaaatttttttacataaatcaCATTTGGCTGTGCATTTAAAGCAACCCCGCTGATTATCGGGCGCGCGATGTTCCTCACGAAGCTTACTGCTAAGgatttctttgatgtttttagTTCTACGAAAGGCAGGAATGATGGACCCTATCGGAAAGATATTTCTAAGAGATGGTGAATTATAAACTAAGTGCTTGTGTTTCCTAATAATTTTTCCAATGCTGGGTAATCGGGGATTAAAAGCAAGAACAAGTGGAAAAATTTGTTTGGAGTCTTTGGGGCGAGGTTGAAGCAACGTTTCTCTGGGAATGGACTGGGCTTTCTCAAACTGTTGTGAAACCAAACCAGGGTTGTAGCCCCGGTTATATAAATAACTCTGATACTCGGCAGAGCGTTTACTAAACGTCTCATCGGTAGAACAATTCCTTCGAATCCTGGTAGCTACTCCATAAGGAATGGCTCTGGTGACATGAGCAGGATGTGCGCTATTCCGTAGCAAATAAATATGGTTATCCGTAGGTTTGGAGTAGATATCAGTCTGGATGAAACCGTTTCCACAACCACAAGTCTTCCATGATCACTAAAAAACGTAGTTGTGAAGTTGCTATTCATTTCAACAAAGAACCTCATACtctcaaagattttgaatttttaataattgaacAGTTATGTAACCTGAGCGCCAACAATAATACTCTTGATGACCGTCTTCTCACAAGAGAAGCTTTTTGGTGTGCTCAATTATCCACCCTCAAACCTCATGGTCTGAACAAAAGGTGCGAGTTTAATTCTAAAAATaggattcgctataattaacacTATCTTGCCGCTGtattctatttgcattttgcatttgattttattgtattgtatttatacTATAGCGGGTGTTTTTAACCCTTTTATCTTTTACGTAATTCTTATGGGATTccatgtaaaatattttaattttctttgcctaGCTTGTTAACTATTGTTTTATAACTTATTTAAGGCCTTTCATTTTTGGTAAACTTTATTCCAAGTAGTGATATTCGCagtgctgaagaagcccgaatgggctAAACGCCCctgcattaaaagacaaacgagaAAAGTTCACATCttcttctgttcttctgtctatatatatatatatatatatatagaggatattacacggtggcgagaagatatgaattttatgttcgagtggctagaacaatatctcacgagtgagcgaagcgaacgagtgagatattgtttttgccacgagaacataaaattcatatcttcgagccaacgtgtaatgttctttttattatatggagactaaatattgaatatttccgattttattgtgtttcaatataaaaaaggcgggaatcgtgacgtcattgaacgatacgacactcgcaaaggtgacatacggaaaatacgccactcgggtcccggatgtagtggcgtatggaatctacgagtggtttagttcccagtaaaacactctcctccatataataaatatatgtacACACCCCAACGACAAACGTTGACTACTTTGACACTACTGGTGTCATGCGGAAGTCGTAACCAGTCAAAAAGTTTGTTCGGGCggacttaaaatttaaaaaaactgtaaaatccTTTTGGTGTTTGGAAACTAAGCTAAACATATTaatataaaaattttaaaaaagggcCGGGTAGTATAATCAGCTCGCAAACTCTACGAAAGTCTAGCCATTGCTTTGCTTACATCTTCAGCAAAAGAGGTCGAAGAAGAATCCCaacatataataaactacttaaaaaaaattgatcaaaatgaaggttttaatttaatatttaatttaacTGACATTGGCATTAAGACTTAATTCTCATGATCAACCACATTATGCTACATTATTGCAAATTGTACGATGCACTGGTTAAACACTTGAAGAGTCTCTTTAGGCCTTCACGGTAGTTTCCGCTAAAAGCGAAACAGATGCAAGGATTAACGACACAATACGAAGCCAGAAAAAACCAGACAGTTTCGCTGTAGATAATGAAGCCACAAGGAGGCAAAGAGTCCGTCCAAATAATAAAACGCAGAAAATAATCAACACCTGAAGGTAACCAGCAGAGTATAAACCCCAACACAATAGCTATGGCCGTTTTTAACACGTTTCTGTTACGTTTCGAACGCTGTTTTTCAGCATGAGTCGATTGTTCGCCTGGAATCTTCTCTGACTTGAGTTTGATGAGAATGAAAGAGTACAGAATGATCAACACGATGATGGGGGCGTAAACAAACATCACGTACAAAGCAAGAAGGTACATCGTCATCCACGAAGACTCTCCAACAAAATCATTCCAATATGAAAAGCAATGATGTACTTCTTCATTGCGAATGTAGCCGAAGAAAAGCGGTAACATAACCGCCGTCGCGAGGACCCAAGTTGAGAAAATAAGAAAGACACATCGAGTTGAATTGATGAGTTGGGAACGCAGAGGAAACACCACAGCTTCAAAACGATCCACTGCTATCAAAACCAAGCTCGCAATGGAGACAATCCAAGAAATATCAGATAATACGTGAGGAATTTTACACAAGGCCTTGTCCAAAGCATCTCTGATTAGCCAAGAATCGGAGTACAGACCTGTAACATTCCGAACGACGAAAACCAAGGAAGACAGCAGGTCTGAGATGGCCATGTTGACAATGAAAATGTTGATTGGTCTTCTTAAAGTTTGTGTCTTGTAAAAGACTATTGCTATACAGGAATTTCCGATGATCGACACGACGAAGATAAGGCCATAGGCTATTGTTGCTCCAATTTTATATGCTGGGGGATTCACTCCGCTGGAGCAGTTAGACCCATTCCATGCTATATCCATGTTTGTTGATTGCTGGGCATACCCTCCTTTTCATAGCAGACGTTAGTTAATTGATTTTAACGTCGTTGGTTTTCATTCGTCAGACGAATGGAGAATTGTTTTCACAGTGAATAAATACATGCAAATAAGCCGAGCATATTTAAGGCAGGTGAAAAGCGAGTTTATGTTGGTTGCGGGCCTCTTCACAGGATTTATGTTTACGACTGTTTTAAGTCTCCTTTATACACGAGGTTCACAATTTTTGGAATGATTTAAAGTCTTTTTAGGTTTCTAATGGTTTGTAGTGTTCCCTTGTCATCTGATACGGTAAATCAAACTCGCCATGAAAGGGTTAGGGGATGCTCGTcagagtgaaattagggaataatttaatttaaatatttgattttgaacaaaacgcaagtgaaattattccctaatttcacgagtatactATTTGATTAGCTAGTAATATCATcacgttcataagacgccattttggcactgaaggaattgttgccatggtaacattgtaattttcacatgtgaaattataaattgacGCTGAAATTCCGCgtcaaaattaaggagtaattggccacccatgttattatgg
Encoded here:
- the LOC137967714 gene encoding RYamide receptor-like, yielding MDIAWNGSNCSSGVNPPAYKIGATIAYGLIFVVSIIGNSCIAIVFYKTQTLRRPINIFIVNMAISDLLSSLVFVVRNVTGLYSDSWLIRDALDKALCKIPHVLSDISWIVSIASLVLIAVDRFEAVVFPLRSQLINSTRCVFLIFSTWVLATAVMLPLFFGYIRNEEVHHCFSYWNDFVGESSWMTMYLLALYVMFVYAPIIVLIILYSFILIKLKSEKIPGEQSTHAEKQRSKRNRNVLKTAIAIVLGFILCWLPSGVDYFLRFIIWTDSLPPCGFIIYSETVWFFLASYCVVNPCICFAFSGNYREGLKRLFKCLTSASYNLQ